From a single Okeanomitos corallinicola TIOX110 genomic region:
- a CDS encoding PIN domain-containing protein, whose translation MYLLDTDILIDIQRGHAPAIAWFASLLEIPSVPGFVVMELIQNSQNSQRLRNTLKLVAPLPLIWPTEVDCAIALSNFTTYHLSDNLGLLDALIGACAVGRGATLCTFNVKHYRVIPNIITAQPYKK comes from the coding sequence ATGTACTTATTGGATACAGATATTTTGATTGATATTCAACGTGGCCATGCTCCAGCAATTGCTTGGTTTGCTAGTCTTTTAGAAATACCTAGCGTTCCGGGTTTTGTGGTTATGGAACTTATTCAAAATTCTCAAAATAGTCAAAGGTTACGCAATACTCTCAAACTTGTTGCTCCTCTACCTTTAATTTGGCCTACCGAGGTTGATTGTGCGATCGCTCTATCCAATTTTACCACCTATCATTTATCAGATAATTTAGGGTTGCTTGATGCTTTGATTGGTGCTTGTGCTGTCGGTAGAGGGGCTACTCTATGTACTTTCAATGTCAAGCATTACAGGGTTATACCTAACATTATTACAGCACAACCTTATAAAAAGTGA